The Heptranchias perlo isolate sHepPer1 chromosome 3, sHepPer1.hap1, whole genome shotgun sequence region gggacctgaaggagaaaaatttgcagagctacagggaaagagcgggggagtgggtctagctggattgctcttgcagagagccggcgcagactcgatgggccgaatggcctccttctgtgcggtaaccattctatgattccatgattctatgattttttaaatggtgagaaattattacatttttgttttcggagggatttgggtgcccttgtacatgaaaaagagaaagttaacatgcaggtacagcaagcagttaggaaggcaaatggcaagtTGGCCTTtaatgtaagggggttggagtacaagagtaaggaagtcttactacaatgtacagggctctggtgagacctcacctgggctactgcgtacagttttggtctccttatctaaggaaggatatactggccttagagggggtacaatgaaggttcactagattgattcctcggatgagagggttgtcttatgaggaaagattgagtagaatgggcttatacgttcaagtgtttagaagaatgagaggtgatctcattgaaacgtataagattctaagagggtttgacagggtagatgctgagaggatgtttcctctggctggagagtctagaactaggggacattgtctcaggataaggcggCGGCCATTTAGggatgaaatgaggagaaatttcttcactcagagggtcgtgaatatttggaattctctaccccagagggctgtggatgatctgtcgttgagtatattcaaggcctgagatcgatagatttttggactctaaaggaatcaaagaatatggggatggaaagtggagttgaggtcgaagatcagccatgatcttactgaatggcggagcaggctcatggggctgtgtggcctactcctgctcctatttcttatgttcttatgcatcctctgattactgaccctcctgccactggaaacagtttctccttatttactctatcaaaacccctcatgattttgaacaccgctattaaatctccccttaatcttcactgctctagggagaacaaccccagcttctccagtctctccacataaccgaagtccctcatcgctggtaccattctggtaaatctcctctgcaccctctccaaggccttgacatccttcctaaagtgcggtgcccagaattggacacaatactccggctggggcctaaccagtgatttataaaggtttagcataacttctttgcttttgtactctatgcctctatttataaagccaaggatcccatatgcttttttttttaaacatggtATCTTGCCAAAGTCTCTCAGAGCAAAGGACACAGTCGGAATTCCAGCAAGTGACGTCAAAGAAGCATTAGAAGCAAGATGCCAGAACTGGAGGCTGTGGTGGCATTGGGAAACTACAAGGTAGCAGGAATATTAGAAATGTGGCTGAATCCAGTAGATAGAAACAAATATAACattcatagaaacaggccattcggcccaactggtctatgccggtgtttatgctccacacgagcctcctccctccctacttcatctcaccctatcagcatatccttcaattcctttctccctcatgtgtttatctagcttccccttaaaggcatctatgctattcatctcaactactccttgaggtagcgagttccacattctcaccactctctgggtcaagaagtttctcctgaattcccaattggatttattagtgactatcttatatttatggcccctagttttggtctccccccacaagtggaaacatgcaggagttgggatgtcttgttgaagttgtacagggcattggtgaggccacacttggaatactgtgtacagttctggtcaccctattatagaaaggatattattaaactagaaagagtgcagaaaagatttactaggatgctaccgggacttgatggtttgacttacagggagaggttagacagactgggacttttttccctggagagtaggaggttaaggggtgatcttatagaagtctataaaataatgaggggcatagataaggtcgatagtcaaaatcttttcccaaaggtaggggagtctataacgagggggcacagatttaaagtgagaggggagagatacaaaagggtccagaggggcaattttttcactcaaagggtggtgagtgtctggaacgagctgccagaggcagcagtagaggcgggtacaattttgtcttttaaaaagcatttggacagttacatgggtaagatgggtatagagggatatgggccaagtgcaggcaattgggactagcttagtggtataaactgggcgacatggacatgttgggccgaagggcctgtttccatgttgtaacttctatgattctatgatcttctccatgtctaccctatcgaaccctttcataattttgaagacctctatcaggtcatccctcagccttcacgtttgtagagaaaagagccccagcctgttcagtctatcctgataattctggtatcatccttgtaaatcttttttttttgcacctgctccagtgcctctatatcctttttaaaagGTACAGAGCGTTCGGAAAAGACAGAGTGGGCATAGCAGGAGGTGGTGTGGAGCGTTACATCAGGGACACCTGTGAGGTAAATCAAGTAGATTCTGTAGGAAGGAACAAACTATAAAATGAACCATTCTGGATAGATGTCTGaaatatggaaaaaaaaatccaagcttacactcgaggatgcacaagagggtgactttttattttttttcaaagaGACAAGAAAGGTAAGCGAGGACAGGAAAGTGATTTGAATGGAAGACTTCAATCaaccagatttaagataatggTCAAAGaacccaggggggagatgaggagaaatcttttttgtgcagcgagttgttatgatctggaatgcgctgcctgaaagggcggtggaagcagattcaatagtaacttttaaaagggaattggatatcatggtaccatagtaggtacagcactggatttgctgtacctactatgatgccatgaaacggccattcagcccattgtgcctgtgccagctctttgaaagagctgtccaattagtcccactccccctgctctttccccgtggccctgtgaattttttcccttcaggtatttatccaattcccttttgaaagttactattgaatctgcttccaccgccctttcaggcagcgcgttccagatcataacaactcgctgcgtcgtctctggctattttgccgatcaccttcaatctgtgtcctctggttaccgacccttctgcctacTTGAAAAGtagaaacttgcagggctatggggaaagagcagggcgggggggggggagtgacactaatttagatagctctttcaaagtgctggcacaagcatgatggaccgaagggactccttctgtgccgtatgattctatcattcgaaCCAAACATATAATCGGAAagcacaagttttttttattcgttcatgggatgtgggcgtcgctggcgaggccggcatttattacccatccctaattgcccttgagaaggtggtggtgagccgccttcttgaatcgctgcagtccgtgtgatgaaggttctcccagtggtTTATAGAGTTAGATTTGGTAAATGTAATGCATGACTGGTTCATGACCCAATGCATCAAGGAAGCCACGAGAGGCAACTGCTCACCTTGATCTGGTACTTGTCACAATGTACAGGAGGTGGAAGTGGTAACATTACTAATATATAGAGATTACAGATGGCCAAGTTCAGCACATTCTGGGAGTCTGATATACCAAGACCAGGAGTCGAGATTATAACTCTAAAAAGGGCCAACATCAAAGAGATGAGGGAACAACCAAGGCAAATTGATTGGAGAAGGTTGCTCAATGGCACCTTAAGGGGAACATGGTTaaagcaagaaagacttgcatttatacagcgcctttcatgacctcaggaccttgCCGGGAGGAGATAGGGGTTCaccgggaggagaaagggggttcgccaggaggaggagggggttcattgggaggagaaagggggttcattgggaggagaaagggggttcattgggaggagaaagggggttcACCGGGAGGAGGCGGGGGTTCATTGGGAGGAGACGGGGGTTCACCGGGAGGAGGCGGGGGTTCattgggaggagaaagggggttcaccgggaggaggagggggttcaCCGGGAGGAGAAAGGgttcactgggaggaggagggggttcaCCGGGAGGAGGCGGGGGTTCattgggaggagaaagggggttcattgggaggagaaagggggttcaccggaggaggagggggttcaCCGGGAGGAGAAAGGgttcactgggaggaggagggggttcaCCGGGAGGAGGCGGGGGTTCattgggaggagaaagggggttcaccggaggaggagggggttcaCCGGGAGGAGAAAGGgttcactgggaggaggagggggttcaccggaggaggagggggttcaccgggaggaggagggggttcgCCGGGAGGAGAAAGGGTTCATTGGGAGGAGAAAGGGTTCaccgggaggaggagggggttcgCCAGGAGGAGAAAGGGTTcattgggaggaggaggggttcaTTGGGAGGAGAAAGGGTTCATTGGGAGGAGAAAGGGTTCaccgggaggaggagggggttcgCCGGGAGGAGAAAGGGTTCATTGGGAGGAGAAAGGGTTCACTGGGAGGAGAAAGGgttcactgggaggaggagggggttcgCCAGGAGGAGAAAGGGTTcattgggaggaggaggggttcaTTGGGAGGAGAAAGGGTTAATTGGGAGGAGAAAGGGTTCaccgggaggaggagggggttcgCCGGGAGGAGAAAGGGTTCATTGGGAGGAGAAAGGGTTCACTGGGAGGAGAAAGGgttcactgggaggaggagggggttcgCCAGGAGGAGAAAGGGTTcattgggaggaggaggggttcaTTGGGAGGAGAAAGGGTTcattgggaggaggaggggttcattgggaggaggaggggttcaTTGGGAGGAGAAAGGGTTcattgggaggaggagggggttcgCCAGGAGGAGAAAGGGTTcattgggaggaggaggggttcaTTGGGATGAACACAAGAAAAAGCAGAGACACAATGATGCAAAGAGGAACCTTAAACAAAGCACGGCAGCAGAGACAAGACACAGTGAAACATTTTTTCAGTTGAACAACAGTAAGAGAACAGTCAGGGAAGGAGTGAATACCCTAAAAGATGTAGAACAGGCTTGAAACTGAGGACAAGCTcaaaaatagtaaatattctgtATGATTACTTCTCTGCCAAGTATCCACAAGGGAGGACACGAGCAACATGTCCTCCCCAAACAGAAATAATCCATGCAAAATCAATGAGtttgatataaatgagatggaagtctgAGACAGCTCAAAATAATTAAGTCCCCAGgaatagatggtatttatcccaaaGTGCTGAGAGAGACTAGTGAGGCATTAACTACCACAATAAGGACACTGGTGAGGTTCCAGTTTATTGGAAATAGCTAATATGGTGCCCAATAttcaaaaagtaggacaaaacaGACACAAGCAACTGCAGACTCGTTAGTCATctgttccatgtaaaataatggaatcaattatcaggagtaaacttgaggattatctgtacgATAATAAGCTAATTAACAGAGCAGTCGGCACGGATTCATGGGGGCCGATCCTGCCTGTCCAACCTCCTTGAATTCTTCGAGGAAAGTCTGAACAgcctggggttcttttctctatgaaaggaggagactgagggggtGACCCGATGGTGGTCTTTAAgaatatgaaagggtttgaaagggtagacgtagggaagatgtttccgcttgcgggggagaccagaactaggggccataaatataagacagtcactaataaatccaatagggaattcaggagaaacttctttacccagagagtgggttagaatgtggaactcattaccacactgaggcaaatagcatagatgcatttaaggggaatctaaataagtacatgagggagaaaggaatagaagggtatgctgatggggtgagatgaagaggggtgggaggaggctcgtgtggcatggacctgttgggccgaatggcctgtttctgtgttgtacattctatgtaaatgacAACCCAAATGAACCTCCAGGTTTGACTCTCTTATGCTTTCCTCACCCACCTCCCAAGCTCTACACAACTTGTCCTGAACTCTGTTACCCCCAACCTATCCTGTACTAAGTCCCTCTCGTCTGTCACCCTGTGCACCATGACCTCTACTGGCTCCCCATCTTCCATTACACGGATTTCAAAATCTTCATCTTCATCGATAAATCTCACCAccatcccctcaccccccgcCAGGGAAAGAATGTTCTTACTTATAAATGTATAAGTAATTCCTCAAGATAATGGGGTTCAAATGAATTTATTGGTTTTCATAGGAATTAAGCATGCAATGAAAACTATTGTTTctaataattacacatatacaatgataacattattattaataattacacatatacttAAGGTCACACTTACGATACAATTTACCGGAGAATTCACACGTTATAGTTCTCGGCTGAACAGGCCTTGTCGAATTCTGAACAATCTGTCCTAACCCCCCTTCCTATGTATCTTTTTCTCGAGTGCGGATTCATGTGTTATCAAAGGATTACCTCACCCCATTCATTATTCACTTAATGAATTTCAGTTTTAACAAGAAGGCCTCAGGTACACCTTATTAAGGCTTTATCTCGACTGAGTTGTCAATCAGATCGTTCAACTGGAGACAGCTACAGAGGCCCATGGCTCTCCTACTTGCCTTGCTCAGATGTGTCCTTGGAGGAGTTAATATTTGGGAGGTGTCTAAGGGGCTCGGACAAAAGAAAGCTTGTAGCTGACTGGTCATCAGCTAAAGCCGCTGTCTGGTGACTTTTAATTCGCACTGACCATTGAAACTCACTGAACAGTTAAAGTCTGAAGGTTAAAACGAagaattaaccctttccttacaccCCAATGCTTCTGTAATCTGCTTCAGCTGTATGTCCTAATTTGGACCTTCCGCTCTTCCTTTTGGCCCGCTGCGCGTCTTCCCTTCTGCTCTGCTCCACAATCTGTGGTGCAGCTTTCGGTTATCATGCTCCCAGCACTTCAGAATCCCCCCTTCCTGAAGCCACATCCCTCTCTACTTTCAAAAAGCTTCATCGAAACCTTCTTCTTCGGCCTTGCGTTTGGTCACCCCCTTAACGATTGTCCTAAACTCCTGCCATGTGTCTGGTCCCTCGTTGGAGAGCACCATGGAACATGCTGTGATGTTAAAATGTGCTATTTAATTACAGGCTGGAGTGGGGCAAACGCAAGTCAAGTTTTTCCAATATTACGACTTAGATTTTCCAGTCAGCGTTATTTCGATGCCAGCATTAACCATTTTattcctctcccaggagattacaggaCTGTGGGGGTGGGCAGGAAGTGTCTGGTCACGAACACTCCAGCCACCATGAACGCGCGGGGACAGGCTTGATGAACCAGTTGGCTCTTTTCCTGCCCGCCAACTCCGTATGTTCGCAAACTGGTCATTGCTGATGCTAAAATAACACTGATCGGAAAATCTAGACGTAAAATTCTTTCCAAAAACTCAACTGGTGCtcctagaatgatacagcacagaaggcggccatttggcccatcgtgcctgtgccggctctttgaaagagctaactcgGGAGGACAACTTGTATACTGTGATGGGAAGTGGGGGGGCGGTGCGGTATAGAGACCAGTGTGGAGAAAGGGGGCTCTCTGATCAGCAGGAATACTTTGATCTATCTTGTGCAGGTCCACTTTGGGCTGCATCAACGCTGCTTTCTGCGCTTTATTAGCAAATAAATACTCAGCCCTCGTGTCACAGTCCCTGTGTGACACTGGGATGCACGCGTGTCATTTATTGCACTATCTAATTTACACCGTCGCCCAACTTCACAAGTAATCACATCTCAAAAATAAATAAGTAGATATATTCCCTGCCTTTTTAGATTGCACCGAAGGCAGCCAGTGGAGATATTCTTTTAATAAAAATGCTTTGAGAACGTTCAGGTCTTCTGTATTAATTGCTTAGCAAAATTACGAACAATAAAAAACAAGAAGCCATCAAGCCCATCGCATCCATCAGATAGTTCCACCAACCTCACTATCAGCTAGTAATGCGAATTCTTGTGTGAGGaaaatccaattagtcctactgcccttccccatagccctgtaacgtTCTCCCCTtagtgtatttatccaattcccttttgaaagttattattgaatctgcttccaccgccctttcaggcagcgcattccagatcatcacaactcgctgcgtaaaaaaaatgttcctcatctcccctctggttcttttgccaattaccttaaatctgtgtcctctggttaccgaccctcctgccagtggaaacagtttctccttatttactcttatcaaaacccttcatgattttgaacacctctactaaatcaccccttaaccctctctgttctgaggagaacaatcccagcttctccagtctctccacacaactgaagtccctcctcccttgtaccattctagtaaatctcctctgcaccctctccaaggccttgatatccttccctaaagtgcggtgcccagaatgggacacaatcctccagtgaGTTCGCTTGTGCTGCCACTCAATCTCCTTGAAAATCTATAAATCTTTAGTGCCAGCTGAATAAAATATCAAATGAAGCACTGATGGCTTACTCTCATTTGAATTTTATTCCTCCCGAGTTAATCCTCAGTGTGTGCATTTACTGTGCTGCCTTGTAGTCTCCCAGACCCCCTCCAAGTGACGACCTGAATGATGCATtttcacatggaccatgactgtTGGTTAACTCTTCTATCCATTAACGTGCTAAACATCTCTCAAGCTTCAGTCCCCTTAAGGCACAGGGAAGTCTAAGGAAAATCACTCGAGACCCTTTCCCACAAATAACACTCCTGCCACCAAGCTCTCAGGACGCCCTCGGGCAGAAAAGGAACCCTgcggtattattgatttggtGGGGTTTTTTTTGGTAATTACCTCATCCGGTTGGGGCGGGCTGACTTTGGGCATGGGCGAGACCTGCGGAGTTTTCAGGTGATTGTTGCTGTCGGGGATCAGGTCAGCGTGAACGGTCTGGACGTGGTTTTGGAGCTCGCTCTCAGACTCGAACTTCACGTTGCAGTTCAAGCAGCGGGTCTTTACCGCTCCTCCCTTGCCCTTGCTCTCGGCGGGGCTCGGGTTGGAGACCTGGCGGCTGCCATTCAGGTTGGCGCTGGCGTTGGGGCTGGCGTGCTTGTTGCCGTTGACGCAGGCGGCGCAGAGCCCGTACGGCAGGCCGTTGATGTCCAGCTTCACCAAGTCCTGCTTGGAGCGGAACTCCTTCAGGCAGGAGGCGCACTTGTAGAGTTTCGGGAGCGGCTGGGCGCGCGGAGCGGGCTGACCGCTGGCGCCGTTGCCCGTCTTCTGCATGTGGAAGGTCCCGTGGATCTTCAGCTCCAGGGTGGAGGTGACCGTCTGCATGCAGACCACGCAGCGAAAGCCAGTCAGGGAGTTCCGCAGATCGGGGTGCATCTGACAGTGCTCCAGGAACTCCTCTTCGCACTGGAGGGGCATCTTGCAGATCCGACAGGTCCCGGTGTCCAGGCTTTTGCTGTGGGTGACCTTGTGCTCGGTGAGGGTGAGGAGCGAGGGGAAACGCTCTCCGCAGATCGGGCACATGTAGTGCTTGACCGGCCCCAAGTGGGTCTGGGCGTGCTCGCGCAGGCCGCTTTCTGAAAAGAAGGTTCTGGAGCAGACGTTGCACTTGTAGTTCCCTTTGATGAGCTCGGCCTTCTTCTTCACGATGGCGCTGTCGCCTGGGCGGATGTTGTGGTCGCGGAGCTGGTGGTTCTGCAGCAGCGAGTCCATCGTGTAGGCGGCGCCGCAGATGTCGCAGGCGTACATGGTCTCCGAGGTGTCGAGCTCTTCCTCGCTGCCGTCGCGGCTGTTGTGGGTGTCCTGGTGGTTGGCGAGGATGCTCTGCAGCTCCGCCTCCTCCTTGTGGGCCTGCTCGCCAGAACCGTTGGACCCGCAGTTCTGGGGCTTGGCCTCGAACATGCAGTGCTTCTCGCGCAGGTGCTTCTCCAGCAGGATGATGGCGTGGAAGGCCTTGCTGCAGAACTTGCAGTTGTACTTCTtgctgtgggtggtgatgtgacactgcagctccacctccgtgCCAAAAATCTCACCGCAGAAGATGCACTTGTACATCTTGCCCTGGTGGTCAAGGTGGTTGTGCTTGACGTGGGCCTGCAGGTCCGCCTCGCTCCGGAAGTCCCagttgcaggaggtgcagcggtAAACTTTCTTCTCGTTGCTGTGCTTGACGGCCAGGTGGAGCTGGATGGAGACCTTGGAGTCGAAGACCTCCTGGCAGAGGGTGCAGCGGAAGAAGACAAAGGTGTGCATGTCCAGGAGGTGCTTCTGCAAGTCATCCACTGAGGTGAACTGCTTGTCGCAGCTCTCGCAGATGTAGTAGGTCGACGTGATCATGAAATGGATGGTGACGTGCTTCAGCAAGGACTCCTGGGAGGGAAACTCCTTGTTGCACTGCGGGCAAGACAGCTTCTTCAGGATGGTGTCCAGGTGGGTCTTCAGGTGGCCCTGAAAACTGTCAAACGACGTGAATTTCGCAGCGCACTGGTTACAGCAATACTCCCCCGCTGCGTGGGGGGGACCAGTGCCTGTGCTGTGCACCACCTTAACGGAACTTTGCTCCACACTCAGCGGAGACAAGGGGCTGGTGGCCCGGCTGGATTTTTTGCTGCCGTTGTTGTAATTGAGGGCTAGTGGGATGTTCTTGTGGTTCTCCTTGATGTGCTTGTTCAGCTTCAGGATGTTGTTGAATATTGGGGAATTGGtacagtaggagcaggagtacaccTCCATCATGGGGTCTTTGGACACCCCGAGCAAAGGGGAATCGAAGCGCACGCTGTTTGCGTCGCAGTGGATCTGCTGAATGTGTTCGTCGAGAGACCCTTcggtgaggaaccccatcaggcAGTGGGGACAGAAGAAGGCATTGCTGTCTTTGGTCACCACGCTGCTGAAGCTGTGGGAACTTCGGATGTGCTCCTGGAGGCTGTTGAGGTCGTTCAGGGCTTCGGCGCAGAAGTTGCACTGGTACACCAAGGCGGGCAAGGCGGCCGCCATCAGCGGCAAAGAGTCCTGGTTCTCGTGGGCCTGCCGGACATGCTCGTTGAGGTTGTAGAGGGAGGGCAAGACCTCAAGGCAGATGTGGCAGGTGTGCGCCTGTTCGGGTTTGTCCAGGTGCATGGTCTTTAGGTGGATTTGCAGCACGGCGAGGCTGCTGAAGACCTGCTTGTTGCAGTAGATGCAGCTGTAGGTCACCTTCGCCTGCTTGAGAAGGGGGGCAGCCCCGTCGGAAGTCTGCTGAGAAAGCCTCTTCTTGCCCCGGGGCTTCACCTGCTGCGACGCAACCTCCAGCATGGTCGAGCTGTCCACTGAGAGATTGGAGTCCGGGGTGGTGCTGGACACGGACGTGTAGCCAACGGTCACCATGGAAGGGCTATTGCTGTGGTTGCTGGGCTCGGGCTGTTGGTGAGTGTCCATGTGGCTGTACAGCTCCTCCACGGAGAGGAAATGCTCCGAGCAGATATTGCACCGGTTGCCTTTCTCCCGACTGTGCACTTGGTTGACGTGAGCCAGGAGGACGCTCTCCTCCGTGAACAAGTCCGAGCAGTAAATGCACTGAGAGGCAGCCCGGTCTTCGGAGGGCGAGCACTCCGGGTGGCAGTCGGCGATGTGCCGCTGCAGGTCCTCGGGCAGGTGGAAACCCTCCTCGCACTGGCTGCACTTCTGAGCGTCCCTCAGCTTCCACTCCTCCAGCCTGGACAGCGACTGGGAGCCGTCCTTGTTCTTCTCGTGCACTTGCATGTGGCCGtgcaaggagctggaggagaggaAGCCACGCCGGCAGATGGCGCACTTGTAGGGCTTGCTGGAGGTGTGGGTCTTGAGGTGGATCTTCAGGTGGTCGCTGCGGGAGAAGGCGGCATCACACTCGCTGCAGTGGTACTTCTTGTCGCCCGTGTGCAGCTTGATGTGGCGGTCGCGGCTGCGCTTGTGTTTGAAGAGGCGGCTGCAGAAGGTGCACTTGAAGGGCAGCTTGTCGCTGTGGCTCTGCTCGTGGTGCTTCAGGTAGCTGAGGCGGCTGAAGGACTTGTCGCAGAACTGGCAGGGGTACGGCAGCCCGGGCCCACCTTCCTCCTCGCCAAAGTCGCAGCCATCCCCGTGACTGGGTGAAGCGTGGTCCTTGCTGGAAGGCGAGGATGCGGGCCACGAGCACGAGGGGTCATCCTCTCCGTCAAGGCCATCTGCAAACGTCAATAATTTAACATCAGTTAAAACGTTCATTATCTCTGGCAGCCAGCAACGCATCAGCATGAAACAATCGAGAtcgttaagattatgaaaggcgctcgatagggtagacgtagagaagatgtctccacttgtgggggagaccagaactagggggccacaaatataagatagtcactaataaatccaatagggaatttctgTTTTTCTTCCCCTGATTTGGTTTCTTTTCGTGGATTCCTACTTTTAGATTACTTGCTCTATTTCTGCCTGAAAGATTGGCTTAGCCTGTTGACTCACTGAGAACAGCTACCCTGAAATTCAGCTTTTACTTAGAATAAAGGTTTAATAAAAAATAATGAGGCAGGTTCGAATTAGGGAACATAAATTGTCTTTGTTTAAAATGTTGTTTTAAATAATGAAATAAAGCAGGAGAGAATGATTAATCGATCGTCTGCAACCTCACAGCACCCTCCAGCATAGAGGGGTGGGATTGCTTTGCTGtggactttggttagaccacacttagagtactgtgcacggttctggtcttcatattacaaaaaggatgtagaggcactggagaaggtgcaaaaaaggtttacaaggatgataccagaactggggaaagagaattccagatttctactggtgaaaaagtgtttctagatttcactcctaaatggccttgctctaattttaaggttatggtcCCCTCGTTCtcgatttccccaccagaggaaatagtttccctgtatctaccctgctgaatcctttcaacattttaaacacatctgtgaagcaccttaggctTGTTTTTTTGGGTGAAAGGCACcataagtctataaaataatgaggggcatagataaggtagatagtcaaaatcttttcccaaaggtaggggagtctataacgaggggacatagatttaaggtgagaggggagagatacaaaagggtccagaggggcaattttttcactcaaagggtggtgagtgtctggaacgagctgccagaggcagtagtagaggcgggtacaattttgtcttttaaaaagcatttggacagttacatgggtaagatgggtataga contains the following coding sequences:
- the LOC137309714 gene encoding zinc finger protein 521-like isoform X6, which encodes MQVHEKNKDGSQSLSRLEEWKLRDAQKCSQCEEGFHLPEDLQRHIADCHPECSPSEDRAASQCIYCSDLFTEESVLLAHVNQVHSREKGNRCNICSEHFLSVEELYSHMDTHQQPEPSNHSNSPSMVTVGYTSVSSTTPDSNLSVDSSTMLEVASQQVKPRGKKRLSQQTSDGAAPLLKQAKVTYSCIYCNKQVFSSLAVLQIHLKTMHLDKPEQAHTCHICLEVLPSLYNLNEHVRQAHENQDSLPLMAAALPALVYQCNFCAEALNDLNSLQEHIRSSHSFSSVVTKDSNAFFCPHCLMGFLTEGSLDEHIQQIHCDANSVRFDSPLLGVSKDPMMEVYSCSYCTNSPIFNNILKLNKHIKENHKNIPLALNYNNGSKKSSRATSPLSPLSVEQSSVKVVHSTGTGPPHAAGEYCCNQCAAKFTSFDSFQGHLKTHLDTILKKLSCPQCNKEFPSQESLLKHVTIHFMITSTYYICESCDKQFTSVDDLQKHLLDMHTFVFFRCTLCQEVFDSKVSIQLHLAVKHSNEKKVYRCTSCNWDFRSEADLQAHVKHNHLDHQGKMYKCIFCGEIFGTEVELQCHITTHSKKYNCKFCSKAFHAIILLEKHLREKHCMFEAKPQNCGSNGSGEQAHKEEAELQSILANHQDTHNSRDGSEEELDTSETMYACDICGAAYTMDSLLQNHQLRDHNIRPGDSAIVKKKAELIKGNYKCNVCSRTFFSESGLREHAQTHLGPVKHYMCPICGERFPSLLTLTEHKVTHSKSLDTGTCRICKMPLQCEEEFLEHCQMHPDLRNSLTGFRCVVCMQTVTSTLELKIHGTFHMQKTGNGASGQPAPRAQPLPKLYKCASCLKEFRSKQDLVKLDINGLPYGLCAACVNGNKHASPNASANLNGSRQVSNPSPAESKGKGGAVKTRCLNCNVKFESESELQNHVQTVHADLIPDSNNHLKTPQVSPMPKVSPPQPDEKKTYQCIKCQMIFQCEWDIQVHVANHMIGGDRPGLRLQRGMEGETRYPREYKEEGLNHECKLCNQTFDSPAKLQCHLIEHSFEGMGGTFKCPVCFTVFVQANKLQQHIFSAHGQEDKIYDCSQCPQKFFFQTELQNHAMTQHSS